The Solanum lycopersicum chromosome 9, SLM_r2.1 genome window below encodes:
- the LOC101267840 gene encoding myosin-6-like isoform X1 produces the protein MAASISLPVGSLVWVEDPDVAWIDGEVLEVNGSDVKVLCTSGKTVVVKSSNVYAKDAEAPPSGVDDMTKLAYLHEPGVLHNLKARYDINEIYTYTGNILIAVNPFRRLPHLYDTHMMAQYKGAAFGELSPHPYAVADAAYRLMINDGVSQSILVSGESGAGKTESTKQLMRYLAYMGGRAAAEGSRSVEQQVLESNPVLEAFGNAKTVRNNNSSRFGKFVEIQFDQKGRISGAAVRTYLLERSRVCQLSDPERNYHCFYMLCAAPPEDIQRFKLDNPRTFHYLNQTNCYELDGLDDAKEYLATRRAMDVVGISSEEQDAIFRVVAAILHLGNIEFAKGKEIDSSVPKDEKSWFHLRTAAELFMCDVKSLEDSLCKRVIVTRDETITKWLDPEAALTSRDALAKIVYSRLFDWLVDKINSSIGQDPNSKSLIGVLDIYGFESFKTNSFEQFCINLTNEKLQQHFNQHVFKMEQEEYTKEEINWSYIEFIDNQDILDLVEKKPGGIIALLDEACMFPRSTHETFAQKLYQTFKNHKRFCKPKLARSDFTICHYAGDVTYQTELFLEKNKDYVIAEHQALLNASTCSFVSGLFPTSNEESSKQSKFSSIGSRFKQQLQSLLETLNATEPHYIRCVKPNNLLKPAIFENHNVLQQLRCGGVMEAIRISMAGYPTRRPFYEFLDRFGILSPEVLDGSTDEVAACKRLLEKVGLQGYQIGKTKVFLRAGQMAELDARRTEVLGRSASIIQRKVRSYMARRSFTVLRRSTIQIQSLCRGELARRVYESLRREAASLRIQTNVRMHIARKAYKELWSSAVSIQTGMRGMAARNELRFRSQTKAAIIIQSHCRKFLAYSKFKKLKKAAITTQCAWRGKIARKELKKLKMAARETGALQAAKNKLEKQVEELTWRLQLEKRMRADVEEAKTQENAKLQSALQDIQVQFKETKEMLVKERENAIRAAEQIPIVQEVPVIDHELMNKLSIENENLKTMVSSLEKKIGETEKKYEETNKLSEERLKQAMEAESKIIQLKTSMQRLEEKIVDMESENKILRQQGLLTPAKRVSDHSPSLASKIVENGHHLDDENYTNDALSSSTPSRNFETPDSKMRRPPVDRQQHEDVDALIDCVMKDVGFSQGKPVAAFTIYKCLLHWKSFEAERTSVFDRLIQMIGSAIENQESNDHMAYWLSNTSTLLFLIQKSLKPGGSVGATPTRKPQPPTSLFGRMTMGFRSSPSAVNLAAAAAALVVRQVEAKYPALLFKQQLTAYVEKIYGIIRDNLKKELGSLISLCIQAPRTAKGSLRTGRSFGKDSSTNHWQRIIECLNSLLCTLKENFVPPILVQKIFTQTFSYINVQLFNSLLLRRECCTFSNGEYVKAGLAELELWCCQAKEEYAGSSWDELKHIRQAVGFLVIHQKYRISYDEITNDLCPILSVQQLYRICTLYWDDNYNTRSVSPDVISSMRVLMTEDSNNAESNSFLLDDNSSIPFSIDEVSESLQVKDFADVKPATELIEHPAFPFLHE, from the exons TCCTTTTAGAAGGCTACCACACTTATATGATACTCATATGATGGCCCAATATAAAGGTGCAGCTTTTGGGGAGCTGAGTCCACATCCTTATGCTGTTGCAGATGCAGCATACAG ACTTATGATCAATGATGGAGTAAGTCAGTCAATATTGGTTAGTGGGGAGAGTGGGGCTGGTAAAACAGAAAGCACCAAGCAACTCATGCGCTATCTTGCTTACATGGGAGGGAGAGCTGCAGCTGAAGGTAGTAGATCAGTTGAGCAGCAAGTCCTGGAG TCTAATCCTGTTCTGGAGGCATTTGGTAATGCAAAAACTGTCAGAAACAATAATTCAAG TCGTTTTGGTAAGTTTGTGGAGATCCAGTTTGACCAAAAGGGAAGGATTTCAGGAGCTGCTGTCAGAACATATTTACTCGAAAGATCTCGTGTTTGCCAGTTGTCTGATCCTGAGAGAAATTATCATTGTTTCTACATGCTTTGTGCTGCTCCACCGGAG GACATTCAAAGGTTCAAATTAGACAATCCCAGGACATTTCACTATCTCAATCAGACGAATTGCTATGAGTTAGATGGGCTTGATGATGCCAAAGAATACTTAGCTACAAGAAGGGCAATGGATGTTGTTGGAATAAGTTCTGAGGAGCAG GATGCAATATTTCGAGTAGTGGCTGCAATTCTCCATCTTGGAAACATAGAATTTGCGAAGGGGAAGGAAATAGACTCATCAGTGCCCAAAGATGAGAAGTCTTGGTTTCATCTGAGAACTGCTGCAGAGCTATTCAT GTGTGACGTAAAGTCTCTGGAGGATTCCCTTTGCAAACGCGTTATTGTTACTCGTGATGAAACCATCACCAAATGGCTGGATCCAGAAGCTGCACTTACCAGTAGAGATGCTCTTGCAAAAATTGTGTACTCAAGATTGTTTGACTG GCTGGTAGATAAGATCAATAGTTCAATTGGTCAAGATCCAAATTCTAAATCTTTGATTGGCGTGCTGGATATCTATGGATTTGAGAGTTTCAAGACTAATAG CTTTGAACAATTCTGCATCAATTTAACAAATGAGAAGCTTCAGCAGCActtcaatcag CATGTTTTCAAAATGGAACAAGAAGAGTAtacaaaagaagaaattaaCTGGAGCTACATTGAGTTCATTGATAATCAAGATATTCTAGATCTGGTAGAAAAG AAACCAGGTGGTATTATAGCACTTCTTGATGAAGCTTG CATGTTTCCTAGATCTACTCATGAAACTTTTGCTCAAAAGCTCTATCAAACTTTCAAAAACCATAAACGATTCTGCAAGCCCAAGTTGGCTCGTTCTGATTTCACTATATGCCATTATGCTGGTGAT GTCACGTATCAAACAGAATTATTTCtggagaaaaacaaagattATGTTATTGCTGAGCACCAGGCACTCCTGAATGCTTCAACGTGTTCCTTTGTATCTGGGCTGTTTCCAACATCAAATGAGGAATCCTCAAAACAATCAAAGTTTTCATCAATTGGCTCAAGGTTTAAG CAACAACTGCAATCTTTGCTTGAAACACTGAATGCAACAGAACCCCACTACATTCGATGTGTCAAGCCTAATAATCTGCTAAAGCCAGCTATCTTTGAGAATCACAACGTTCTGCAGCAGCTGCGTTGTGGA GGAGTGATGGAAGCGATTAGAATAAGCATGGCTGGATATCCTACTCGGAGACCATTCTATGAATTTCTAGATCGTTTTGGCATCCTTTCTCCTGAAGTTTTAGATGGAAG TACGGACGAGGTTGCTGCATGCAAAAGGCTCCTGGAGAAAGTTGGACTTCAAGGCTACCAG ATTGGGAAAACAAAGGTGTTTCTGAGAGCTGGTCAAATGGCGGAACTGGATGCTCGAAGAACAGAGGTGTTAGGGAGATCTGCTAGCATCATCCAGAGAAAAGTTCGTTCTTACATGGCTCGGAGAAGTTTTACAGTGTTACGTCGGTCAACAATACAGATACAATCTCTGTGCCGTG GGGAACTTGCTCGACGTGTATATGAGAGCTTGCGGAGGGAAGCAGCTTCTCTTAGAATCCAGACAAATGTGCGCATGCATATTGCTAGGAAGGCTTACAAAGAGTTGTGGTCCTCTGCTGTTTCAATTCAGACAGGAATGCGTGGGATGGCTGCGCGCAATGAGCTTCGATTCAGAAGCCAGACAAAAGCAGCAATTATTATTCAG AGTCATTGTCGCAAGTTCTTGgcatattcaaaattcaagaagCTCAAGAAAGCTGCAATTACCACTCAGTGTGCTTGGAGAGGTAAAATTGCTCGTAAGGAACTGAAGAAGCTTAAGATG GCTGCACGGGAGACTGGGGCTCTGCAAGCTGCAAAGAATAAATTAGAGAAGCAAGTTGAAGAATTAACTTGGAGATTGCAGCTGGAGAAACGCATGAGG GCGGATGTTGAAGAAGCAAAAACACAAGAAAATGCAAAACTACAATCTGCTTTGCAGGATATCCAAGTTCAGTTCAAGGAAACCAAGGAAATGCTTGTCAAAGAACGTGAAAATGCAATAAGGGCAGCCGAGCAGATCCCTATTGTACAGGAAGTCCCCGTTATTGACCATGAATTGATGAACAAACTTAGCATTGAAAATGAGAACTTAAAG aCTATGGTAAGCTCTCTAGAAAAGAAGATTGgtgaaacagaaaaaaaatatgaagagacAAATAAACTTAGTGAGGAGAGGTTGAAGCAAGCGATGGAGGCAGAGTCCAAGATTATTCAGTTGAAGACTTCTATGCAAAG GCTTGAGGAGAAAATTGTTGACATGGAATCTGAGAACAAGATTCTTCGACAGCAGGGCCTGTTAACCCCTGCCAAGCGGGTTTCAGATCATTCACCTAGCCTGGCCTCCAAA aTTGTTGAAAATGGACACCATCTTGATGATGAAAACTATACTAAT GATGCACTAAGTTCCTCAACACCTTCTAGAAATTTTGAAACCCCCGACAGCAAGATGAGGAGACCTCCTGTTGATCGACAGCAGCAC GAGGATGTTGATGCACTCATTGACTGTGTGATGAAGGATGTGGGGTTCAGCCAAGGAAAGCCTGTTGCAGCTTTTACCATCTACAAATGCCTTCTCCATTGGAAATCTTTTGAAGCTGAGAGGACCAGTGTGTTCGATCGTTTGATTCAGATGATTGGTTCAGCTATTGAG AATCAAGAAAGCAACGATCACATGGCGTATTGGCTGTCGAATACCTCAACTTTGTTGTTCTTAATCCAAAAAAGTCTGAAACCAGGTGGTTCAGTTGGTGCAACTCCTACCCGCAAACCACAACCTCCGACATCTCTATTTGGGAGAATGACAATG GGCTTTCGTTCGTCGCCTTCTGCTGTCAACCTTGCTGCAGCTGCAGCTGCATTGGTCGTGCGTCAAGTTGAAGCAAAATACCCTGCTCTGCTTTTCAAGCAGCAGCTTACAGcatatgttgaaaagatatatgGAATTATTAGAGATAACTTGAAGAAGGAGTTGGGATCACTCATTTCCTTATGCATCCAG GCACCAAGGACTGCCAAAGGTAGTCTGAGAACTGGACGATCCTTTGGCAAAGACTCTTCAACAAATCATTGGCAGCGGATTATTGAATGCCTCAACTCTCTTCTCTgtacattgaaagaaaatttt gtGCCTCCAATTCTTGTTCAAAAGATATTTACTCAGACATTCTCTTACATTAATGTACAACTGTTTAACAG TCTTCTTCTCCGAAGAGAGTGTTGTACATTTAGTAATGGGGAATATGTTAAAGCTGGGTTGGCTGAGTTAGAGCTATGGTGCTGCCAAGCAAAAGAAGAG TATGCAGGTTCCTCTTGGGATGAACTCAAACATATTAGACAAGCTGTTGGGTTCTTG GTTATTCATCAGAAGTATAGAATATCTTATGATGAGATCACCAATGACTTGTGTCCT aTTCTTAGTGTCCAGCAACTTTACAGAATTTGTACGCTCTATTGGGATGACAACTATAATACACGAAGTGTTTCCCCAGAT GTCATATCAAGCATGAGAGTGTTAATGACAGAGGACTCAAACAATGCCGAGAGCAACTCTTTTCTACTGGATGATAATTCAAG CATCCCGTTCTCTATTGATGAAGTCTCAGAATCACTTCAAGTAAAGGATTTTGCAGATGTCAAACCTGCAACAGAACTTATCGAGCATCCAGCCTTCCCATTTTTACACGAGTGA
- the LOC101267840 gene encoding myosin-6-like isoform X2 yields MMAQYKGAAFGELSPHPYAVADAAYRLMINDGVSQSILVSGESGAGKTESTKQLMRYLAYMGGRAAAEGSRSVEQQVLESNPVLEAFGNAKTVRNNNSSRFGKFVEIQFDQKGRISGAAVRTYLLERSRVCQLSDPERNYHCFYMLCAAPPEDIQRFKLDNPRTFHYLNQTNCYELDGLDDAKEYLATRRAMDVVGISSEEQDAIFRVVAAILHLGNIEFAKGKEIDSSVPKDEKSWFHLRTAAELFMCDVKSLEDSLCKRVIVTRDETITKWLDPEAALTSRDALAKIVYSRLFDWLVDKINSSIGQDPNSKSLIGVLDIYGFESFKTNSFEQFCINLTNEKLQQHFNQHVFKMEQEEYTKEEINWSYIEFIDNQDILDLVEKKPGGIIALLDEACMFPRSTHETFAQKLYQTFKNHKRFCKPKLARSDFTICHYAGDVTYQTELFLEKNKDYVIAEHQALLNASTCSFVSGLFPTSNEESSKQSKFSSIGSRFKQQLQSLLETLNATEPHYIRCVKPNNLLKPAIFENHNVLQQLRCGGVMEAIRISMAGYPTRRPFYEFLDRFGILSPEVLDGSTDEVAACKRLLEKVGLQGYQIGKTKVFLRAGQMAELDARRTEVLGRSASIIQRKVRSYMARRSFTVLRRSTIQIQSLCRGELARRVYESLRREAASLRIQTNVRMHIARKAYKELWSSAVSIQTGMRGMAARNELRFRSQTKAAIIIQSHCRKFLAYSKFKKLKKAAITTQCAWRGKIARKELKKLKMAARETGALQAAKNKLEKQVEELTWRLQLEKRMRADVEEAKTQENAKLQSALQDIQVQFKETKEMLVKERENAIRAAEQIPIVQEVPVIDHELMNKLSIENENLKTMVSSLEKKIGETEKKYEETNKLSEERLKQAMEAESKIIQLKTSMQRLEEKIVDMESENKILRQQGLLTPAKRVSDHSPSLASKIVENGHHLDDENYTNDALSSSTPSRNFETPDSKMRRPPVDRQQHEDVDALIDCVMKDVGFSQGKPVAAFTIYKCLLHWKSFEAERTSVFDRLIQMIGSAIENQESNDHMAYWLSNTSTLLFLIQKSLKPGGSVGATPTRKPQPPTSLFGRMTMGFRSSPSAVNLAAAAAALVVRQVEAKYPALLFKQQLTAYVEKIYGIIRDNLKKELGSLISLCIQAPRTAKGSLRTGRSFGKDSSTNHWQRIIECLNSLLCTLKENFVPPILVQKIFTQTFSYINVQLFNSLLLRRECCTFSNGEYVKAGLAELELWCCQAKEEYAGSSWDELKHIRQAVGFLVIHQKYRISYDEITNDLCPILSVQQLYRICTLYWDDNYNTRSVSPDVISSMRVLMTEDSNNAESNSFLLDDNSSIPFSIDEVSESLQVKDFADVKPATELIEHPAFPFLHE; encoded by the exons ATGATGGCCCAATATAAAGGTGCAGCTTTTGGGGAGCTGAGTCCACATCCTTATGCTGTTGCAGATGCAGCATACAG ACTTATGATCAATGATGGAGTAAGTCAGTCAATATTGGTTAGTGGGGAGAGTGGGGCTGGTAAAACAGAAAGCACCAAGCAACTCATGCGCTATCTTGCTTACATGGGAGGGAGAGCTGCAGCTGAAGGTAGTAGATCAGTTGAGCAGCAAGTCCTGGAG TCTAATCCTGTTCTGGAGGCATTTGGTAATGCAAAAACTGTCAGAAACAATAATTCAAG TCGTTTTGGTAAGTTTGTGGAGATCCAGTTTGACCAAAAGGGAAGGATTTCAGGAGCTGCTGTCAGAACATATTTACTCGAAAGATCTCGTGTTTGCCAGTTGTCTGATCCTGAGAGAAATTATCATTGTTTCTACATGCTTTGTGCTGCTCCACCGGAG GACATTCAAAGGTTCAAATTAGACAATCCCAGGACATTTCACTATCTCAATCAGACGAATTGCTATGAGTTAGATGGGCTTGATGATGCCAAAGAATACTTAGCTACAAGAAGGGCAATGGATGTTGTTGGAATAAGTTCTGAGGAGCAG GATGCAATATTTCGAGTAGTGGCTGCAATTCTCCATCTTGGAAACATAGAATTTGCGAAGGGGAAGGAAATAGACTCATCAGTGCCCAAAGATGAGAAGTCTTGGTTTCATCTGAGAACTGCTGCAGAGCTATTCAT GTGTGACGTAAAGTCTCTGGAGGATTCCCTTTGCAAACGCGTTATTGTTACTCGTGATGAAACCATCACCAAATGGCTGGATCCAGAAGCTGCACTTACCAGTAGAGATGCTCTTGCAAAAATTGTGTACTCAAGATTGTTTGACTG GCTGGTAGATAAGATCAATAGTTCAATTGGTCAAGATCCAAATTCTAAATCTTTGATTGGCGTGCTGGATATCTATGGATTTGAGAGTTTCAAGACTAATAG CTTTGAACAATTCTGCATCAATTTAACAAATGAGAAGCTTCAGCAGCActtcaatcag CATGTTTTCAAAATGGAACAAGAAGAGTAtacaaaagaagaaattaaCTGGAGCTACATTGAGTTCATTGATAATCAAGATATTCTAGATCTGGTAGAAAAG AAACCAGGTGGTATTATAGCACTTCTTGATGAAGCTTG CATGTTTCCTAGATCTACTCATGAAACTTTTGCTCAAAAGCTCTATCAAACTTTCAAAAACCATAAACGATTCTGCAAGCCCAAGTTGGCTCGTTCTGATTTCACTATATGCCATTATGCTGGTGAT GTCACGTATCAAACAGAATTATTTCtggagaaaaacaaagattATGTTATTGCTGAGCACCAGGCACTCCTGAATGCTTCAACGTGTTCCTTTGTATCTGGGCTGTTTCCAACATCAAATGAGGAATCCTCAAAACAATCAAAGTTTTCATCAATTGGCTCAAGGTTTAAG CAACAACTGCAATCTTTGCTTGAAACACTGAATGCAACAGAACCCCACTACATTCGATGTGTCAAGCCTAATAATCTGCTAAAGCCAGCTATCTTTGAGAATCACAACGTTCTGCAGCAGCTGCGTTGTGGA GGAGTGATGGAAGCGATTAGAATAAGCATGGCTGGATATCCTACTCGGAGACCATTCTATGAATTTCTAGATCGTTTTGGCATCCTTTCTCCTGAAGTTTTAGATGGAAG TACGGACGAGGTTGCTGCATGCAAAAGGCTCCTGGAGAAAGTTGGACTTCAAGGCTACCAG ATTGGGAAAACAAAGGTGTTTCTGAGAGCTGGTCAAATGGCGGAACTGGATGCTCGAAGAACAGAGGTGTTAGGGAGATCTGCTAGCATCATCCAGAGAAAAGTTCGTTCTTACATGGCTCGGAGAAGTTTTACAGTGTTACGTCGGTCAACAATACAGATACAATCTCTGTGCCGTG GGGAACTTGCTCGACGTGTATATGAGAGCTTGCGGAGGGAAGCAGCTTCTCTTAGAATCCAGACAAATGTGCGCATGCATATTGCTAGGAAGGCTTACAAAGAGTTGTGGTCCTCTGCTGTTTCAATTCAGACAGGAATGCGTGGGATGGCTGCGCGCAATGAGCTTCGATTCAGAAGCCAGACAAAAGCAGCAATTATTATTCAG AGTCATTGTCGCAAGTTCTTGgcatattcaaaattcaagaagCTCAAGAAAGCTGCAATTACCACTCAGTGTGCTTGGAGAGGTAAAATTGCTCGTAAGGAACTGAAGAAGCTTAAGATG GCTGCACGGGAGACTGGGGCTCTGCAAGCTGCAAAGAATAAATTAGAGAAGCAAGTTGAAGAATTAACTTGGAGATTGCAGCTGGAGAAACGCATGAGG GCGGATGTTGAAGAAGCAAAAACACAAGAAAATGCAAAACTACAATCTGCTTTGCAGGATATCCAAGTTCAGTTCAAGGAAACCAAGGAAATGCTTGTCAAAGAACGTGAAAATGCAATAAGGGCAGCCGAGCAGATCCCTATTGTACAGGAAGTCCCCGTTATTGACCATGAATTGATGAACAAACTTAGCATTGAAAATGAGAACTTAAAG aCTATGGTAAGCTCTCTAGAAAAGAAGATTGgtgaaacagaaaaaaaatatgaagagacAAATAAACTTAGTGAGGAGAGGTTGAAGCAAGCGATGGAGGCAGAGTCCAAGATTATTCAGTTGAAGACTTCTATGCAAAG GCTTGAGGAGAAAATTGTTGACATGGAATCTGAGAACAAGATTCTTCGACAGCAGGGCCTGTTAACCCCTGCCAAGCGGGTTTCAGATCATTCACCTAGCCTGGCCTCCAAA aTTGTTGAAAATGGACACCATCTTGATGATGAAAACTATACTAAT GATGCACTAAGTTCCTCAACACCTTCTAGAAATTTTGAAACCCCCGACAGCAAGATGAGGAGACCTCCTGTTGATCGACAGCAGCAC GAGGATGTTGATGCACTCATTGACTGTGTGATGAAGGATGTGGGGTTCAGCCAAGGAAAGCCTGTTGCAGCTTTTACCATCTACAAATGCCTTCTCCATTGGAAATCTTTTGAAGCTGAGAGGACCAGTGTGTTCGATCGTTTGATTCAGATGATTGGTTCAGCTATTGAG AATCAAGAAAGCAACGATCACATGGCGTATTGGCTGTCGAATACCTCAACTTTGTTGTTCTTAATCCAAAAAAGTCTGAAACCAGGTGGTTCAGTTGGTGCAACTCCTACCCGCAAACCACAACCTCCGACATCTCTATTTGGGAGAATGACAATG GGCTTTCGTTCGTCGCCTTCTGCTGTCAACCTTGCTGCAGCTGCAGCTGCATTGGTCGTGCGTCAAGTTGAAGCAAAATACCCTGCTCTGCTTTTCAAGCAGCAGCTTACAGcatatgttgaaaagatatatgGAATTATTAGAGATAACTTGAAGAAGGAGTTGGGATCACTCATTTCCTTATGCATCCAG GCACCAAGGACTGCCAAAGGTAGTCTGAGAACTGGACGATCCTTTGGCAAAGACTCTTCAACAAATCATTGGCAGCGGATTATTGAATGCCTCAACTCTCTTCTCTgtacattgaaagaaaatttt gtGCCTCCAATTCTTGTTCAAAAGATATTTACTCAGACATTCTCTTACATTAATGTACAACTGTTTAACAG TCTTCTTCTCCGAAGAGAGTGTTGTACATTTAGTAATGGGGAATATGTTAAAGCTGGGTTGGCTGAGTTAGAGCTATGGTGCTGCCAAGCAAAAGAAGAG TATGCAGGTTCCTCTTGGGATGAACTCAAACATATTAGACAAGCTGTTGGGTTCTTG GTTATTCATCAGAAGTATAGAATATCTTATGATGAGATCACCAATGACTTGTGTCCT aTTCTTAGTGTCCAGCAACTTTACAGAATTTGTACGCTCTATTGGGATGACAACTATAATACACGAAGTGTTTCCCCAGAT GTCATATCAAGCATGAGAGTGTTAATGACAGAGGACTCAAACAATGCCGAGAGCAACTCTTTTCTACTGGATGATAATTCAAG CATCCCGTTCTCTATTGATGAAGTCTCAGAATCACTTCAAGTAAAGGATTTTGCAGATGTCAAACCTGCAACAGAACTTATCGAGCATCCAGCCTTCCCATTTTTACACGAGTGA